A region from the Gossypium hirsutum isolate 1008001.06 chromosome A08, Gossypium_hirsutum_v2.1, whole genome shotgun sequence genome encodes:
- the LOC121205073 gene encoding uncharacterized protein, with translation MEETESATPSVNLLDNQLLRDIADALQHIVRTISVTTSVPAVRQAPIKELRKYGATEFQGLKGVDPSAAENWMETTKRVFQQLDCTLRESLICVVSLLQGEAYLWWESVVRHLPDDQVTWELFQKEFQKKYIGELYIEEKRKEFLVLKQGNMSVLDYEREFSRLSKYASEYVPTEAHSCKRFLRGLRDEIKIQLELPVLIHYQRDSENQEVVGDQAFGLIGVTEAEKNRLLSLPSSTPATSQRSVSTARGRGISRGGSVSRRGVGRSSDIATQQSEARAPARAYVVRTWEEGNAHDVVTTEHGVILDCYKKKFSVQTEDGDSVEVNGIRTSGLTRIISAIKVNKLLHQGCIAYLAYVINSDSVESQCSQIRIVCEFPGVFLEELLGLPPDREVEFAIEVYPSTDPISIPSYRKANVVADALSRKAAIELRAMFAQLSISDDGGLSADFCSDFFPFLACDIENLGDSRAAGVNGGMKSGGEDLWRRWGAGGTLTGPKTMS, from the exons atggaagaaaCTGAATCTGCTACACCTAGTGTGAATCTGTTAGATAATCAACTGTTAAGAGATATAGCTGATGCATTACAACATATAGTGAGAACTATATCTGTTACTACATCTGTACCTGCTGTCAGACAGGCCCCGATTAAAGAGCTACGAAAATATGGTGCCACGGAATTTCAGGGATTAAAAGGAGTTGATCCGTCCGCTGCTGAAAATTGGATGGAAACAACAAAAAGAGTTTTTCAACAATTAGACTGCACCCTCCGAGAAAGTCTAATATGTGTTGTATCACTGTTACAAGGAGAAGCCTATCTCTGGTGGGAATCTGTGGTTAGACATTTGCCGGATGATcaggtaacctgggaattgtttcaaaaagaatttcagaagaagtatATTGGGGAATTGTACATCGAAGAGAAAAGGAAAGAGTTTTTAGTGCTGAAACAGGGGAATATGTCAGTACTGGATTATGAGCGAGAGTTCtctcgattgagtaagtatgcatCAGAATATGTTCCAACTGAGGCTCATAGTTGTAAACGATTTCTACGAGGACTGCGAGATGAAATCAAGATTCAATTG GAACTACCAGTTCTAATCCATTACCAAAGAGATTCAGAGAATCAAGAAGTGGTTGGAGATCAAGCTTTCGGTCTGATAGGGGTGACAGAAGCAGAGAAAAATAGATTACTGTCTCTACCG AGTAGTACACCTGCCACATCTCAGAGATCAGTATCGACTGCCAGAGGTAGAGGAATATCTAGAGGAGGTTCTGTTTCAAGGAGAGGAGTTGGTAGAAGCAGTGATATAGCTACACAGcaatctgaagctagagctccagcTAGAGCTTATGTAGTCAGAACCTGGGAAGAAGGCAATGCTCACGATGTGGTGACAA CTGAACATGGGGTAATTTTGGactgttataaaaagaaatttagtgTTCAGACTGAAGATGGTGATAGTGTAGAGGTAAATGGAATTCGTACCAGTGGGTTAACTCGAATCATATCAGCGATTAAAGTTAATAAGTTGCTTCATCAGGGTTGTATAGCATATctggcatatgttattaattctgattcagtCGAAAGTCAGTGTAGTCAGATTagaattgtatgtgaatttccagGCGTATTTCTAGAAGAGTTACTGGGATTGCCACCTgacagagaagtagaatttgcaATTGAAGTATACCCGAGTACAGATCCAATATCAATACCTTCATATC gtaaagctaacgtggtagctgatgcACTGAGTAGGAAGGCAGCAATTGAATTACGAGCGATGTTTGCACAGCTCAGTATTAGTGATGATGGAG GTCTATCTGCTGATTTTTGTTCtgatttctttccatttcttgCATGTGACATCGAGAATCTCGGTGATTCGAGGGCTGCTGGCGTTAATGGAGGCATGAAGTCCGGTGGTGAGGATTTATGGAGACGGTGGGGTGCTGGTGGGACGTTGACAGGCCCTAAAACAATGTCTTGA